One Oceaniferula flava genomic window carries:
- a CDS encoding YggS family pyridoxal phosphate-dependent enzyme, whose amino-acid sequence MADSIADNLLEVRQRVEQAAAKAGRKSDDCELLVVSKTWPADKVAEVANAGQLSFGENKVQEAEGKVPALPDNLCWHLIGHLQRNKVRKALPLFDVIHSIDSLKLARYTSNIATELKLKPQVYLQVNIAGEESKNGYSVEDLRRDYDDLLGLQGLQIQGLMCIPPAAKTPEDARPWFAALRELRDELEQRGGHTLPGLSMGMSGDYPVAIEEGSTIVRVGSAIFGHRNYH is encoded by the coding sequence ATGGCTGATAGCATCGCCGACAATTTGTTGGAAGTTCGGCAGCGGGTGGAACAAGCCGCTGCGAAGGCAGGCCGCAAGAGCGACGACTGCGAACTGCTCGTGGTCTCGAAAACTTGGCCGGCCGACAAAGTCGCCGAAGTGGCAAACGCCGGTCAGCTGAGTTTTGGCGAGAACAAGGTGCAGGAAGCCGAGGGTAAAGTCCCGGCCCTGCCTGATAATCTGTGCTGGCATTTGATCGGGCATTTGCAGCGCAACAAAGTTCGCAAGGCGCTGCCTCTTTTCGATGTCATCCACAGTATCGACTCCCTGAAATTGGCTCGTTACACCTCTAACATTGCGACCGAGCTCAAGCTGAAACCCCAAGTTTACCTGCAGGTCAACATTGCTGGCGAAGAAAGCAAGAATGGCTACAGCGTGGAAGATCTACGACGTGATTACGACGATTTGTTAGGCCTGCAAGGACTGCAGATTCAGGGCCTGATGTGCATCCCACCAGCCGCGAAAACTCCCGAAGACGCCCGTCCTTGGTTCGCTGCACTGCGCGAGCTACGCGATGAACTGGAACAACGGGGCGGTCACACGCTGCCCGGTCTGAGCATGGGCATGAGTGGCGATTATCCAGTGGCCATCGAAGAAGGATCCACCATCGTGCGGGTCGGTTCCGCCATTTTCGGTCACAGGAACTACCACTAG
- the hemH gene encoding ferrochelatase — protein MSKPAALLLNLGSPDSTSIPDVRRYLEEFLSDDRVLDIPAWKRSLILKLFILPKRPAESAEAYSEVWTDEGSPLIVTSFEQQKLVSEQCDMPVYLAMRYGNPSTADIVKQIVDDGVTDLFIMPLYPHYAMSSYETAVVAAMDEINKLKPSMKTNLLQPFYQDDDYIEALVDSAKPHLEDDDDLLLFSYHGIPERHVQKSDPSHAHCLVRDDCCVTPHPCHATCYKHQCLATTKAFIDKIGIDQSKTAISFQSRLLRDPWLGPYTDFELKRFGKEGVKKIKVMCPAFVSDCLETLEEIGMRGVEEFTSTGGESLTLVPCMNAHPSWIKFLSNRINKWEQSLGAETKTLSSAT, from the coding sequence ATGTCCAAGCCAGCCGCTTTACTACTCAACCTAGGTTCCCCCGACAGCACCTCCATTCCAGACGTTAGACGTTATCTTGAAGAATTCCTGAGCGACGACCGCGTCCTCGACATTCCCGCTTGGAAACGATCGCTCATCCTCAAGCTTTTCATCCTGCCGAAGCGTCCAGCCGAGTCTGCCGAAGCCTACTCCGAGGTATGGACCGATGAAGGATCGCCCCTGATCGTTACCAGCTTTGAGCAGCAAAAACTGGTCTCCGAGCAGTGTGATATGCCGGTTTACCTGGCGATGCGTTACGGCAACCCTTCCACCGCCGACATCGTCAAACAGATTGTCGACGACGGCGTCACCGACCTGTTCATCATGCCGCTCTATCCGCACTATGCGATGTCGAGCTACGAGACCGCCGTGGTGGCGGCCATGGATGAGATCAACAAGCTCAAGCCGAGCATGAAGACCAACCTGCTGCAGCCATTCTATCAGGACGACGACTACATTGAGGCCTTGGTCGACAGTGCCAAGCCACACCTCGAAGACGACGATGACCTGCTACTGTTCAGCTACCACGGCATCCCGGAGCGGCATGTGCAGAAATCCGATCCCTCCCACGCCCACTGCCTGGTGCGCGATGACTGCTGCGTCACCCCCCACCCCTGCCACGCCACTTGCTACAAACATCAATGCCTCGCCACCACCAAGGCATTCATTGACAAGATCGGCATCGATCAATCAAAGACTGCCATCTCCTTCCAGTCCCGCCTGTTGCGCGATCCATGGCTAGGACCATACACCGACTTTGAGCTGAAACGATTTGGCAAAGAAGGGGTGAAAAAAATCAAGGTCATGTGCCCCGCCTTCGTTTCCGACTGCCTTGAGACCCTCGAGGAAATTGGCATGCGCGGCGTGGAGGAATTCACCTCCACCGGTGGGGAATCGCTGACTCTGGTGCCCTGCATGAATGCGCATCCAAGCTGGATCAAATTCCTTTCTAACAGGATCAACAAGTGGGAGCAAAGCCTCGGCGCCGAGACCAAGACGCTGAGTTCCGCCACCTGA
- a CDS encoding ACP phosphodiesterase: MNYLAHLLLADDTDASRIGNLLGDFTKGSLDELAKVFPPEVMTGIAMHRAVDRFTDSHPVFKECRGLLAPERRRFAGVVVDIFFDHFLCQCWTDYCDTPLESFCQQVYAAFERHPEWRAGRLHDAWPLMKQENWLMTYATVDGIELTLERVSRRSPRVGGIAAGIEDFTRHYGKFERHFHAYMPELVDFVSEWKRSR, encoded by the coding sequence TTGAACTACCTCGCCCATCTTCTGCTTGCCGACGATACGGATGCCTCGCGCATTGGGAACCTGTTAGGCGACTTCACCAAGGGCTCCTTGGATGAACTCGCCAAGGTGTTTCCACCGGAGGTGATGACGGGGATAGCGATGCACCGCGCGGTGGATCGCTTCACCGACTCACACCCAGTTTTCAAGGAATGCCGGGGACTGTTGGCGCCAGAGCGGCGGCGCTTTGCCGGAGTGGTGGTGGATATCTTTTTCGATCACTTCCTCTGCCAGTGTTGGACCGATTACTGTGACACGCCCCTCGAGTCCTTCTGCCAGCAAGTTTACGCGGCCTTTGAGCGACATCCGGAATGGCGGGCGGGCCGACTCCACGACGCCTGGCCGCTGATGAAACAGGAAAACTGGCTGATGACCTACGCCACCGTAGACGGCATCGAACTCACCCTCGAGCGAGTCTCGCGCAGGTCACCACGTGTCGGCGGCATTGCCGCGGGCATCGAAGATTTTACGCGTCACTACGGCAAGTTCGAACGGCATTTCCATGCCTATATGCCCGAGCTGGTAGATTTTGTTAGCGAGTGGAAACGGAGCCGGTGA
- a CDS encoding DUF971 domain-containing protein, with product MSAITLTNHALIGNELALSWGDGQENFISLKKLREHCPCAVCQGEPDALGRVVKPTVHHTERSFKLIRLQQVGGYALQLFWADGHNSGIYTFDLLRQM from the coding sequence ATGTCTGCCATTACCCTCACCAATCACGCGCTCATTGGAAATGAACTGGCCCTGTCATGGGGCGACGGTCAGGAGAACTTTATTTCCCTGAAAAAATTACGCGAACACTGCCCATGTGCGGTCTGCCAAGGGGAGCCGGATGCGCTGGGCCGTGTGGTCAAACCCACGGTGCACCACACCGAGCGAAGTTTTAAACTGATTCGCCTGCAACAGGTTGGTGGCTACGCTCTGCAGCTGTTCTGGGCGGATGGTCATAACAGCGGGATCTACACCTTTGATCTGCTGCGTCAGATGTAA
- a CDS encoding MarR family winged helix-turn-helix transcriptional regulator, with product MKTSPSTTSPIDTDRLADFVLFTQRSCILNLSSELSRGNISFPQFFLLAYLSSEEYLTMSDIAKKMGHSTAAATGLVDRLEKLSYVERVHAAEDRRKIMVRITQKGTELVARMRREIATNLSDVMSEMDEEEADTVDHANRALSGRSL from the coding sequence ATGAAAACTAGTCCCTCCACCACTAGCCCGATTGATACGGACCGCCTTGCAGACTTCGTGTTGTTCACACAACGCTCCTGCATTCTCAACCTGTCCAGCGAACTGAGCCGCGGAAACATCTCGTTTCCACAGTTCTTCCTGCTGGCCTACCTTTCTAGCGAAGAATATCTGACCATGTCAGACATCGCCAAGAAAATGGGGCACTCTACTGCAGCCGCCACCGGCCTGGTAGATCGCCTTGAAAAGTTGAGCTATGTTGAGCGTGTGCACGCCGCTGAAGATCGCCGCAAGATCATGGTTCGCATCACCCAAAAGGGAACCGAGCTAGTGGCACGTATGCGCCGCGAGATCGCAACAAACCTCTCTGACGTCATGTCCGAGATGGATGAAGAAGAAGCTGATACCGTGGATCACGCAAATCGCGCCCTTTCCGGCCGATCACTGTAA
- a CDS encoding AsmA family protein, which produces MSSDSHHPHSSRRRGARRSQRKWLKLLAVVLALAIVLPVVAMVAVKTYINEEFVVNEIEAAINSEVEIGELDLALLSFPTRLKLSDVALRSKSERDSSGSVKMASLELEVNFWKLVKRHIEVSKITIDRAEITSTFFEDGSTSLEEMFRSPEDEPSAHDSEDGGVSASEGGFNAFEQQDFVTSLGGLEIKDSRVDITLEKTGLRIRCEDVHMELSSITVDPNNLHQTNTAQLKISSMVRLHSTKGWHYGDLDLSGEAKARIFNPETGDTEPNVEGRFDLADSSWLNTRVPVITKAWKTLSVLEKVGVKVAPLPERATFGRSNAVAAHYHLGKVTVREPLSIWVGDWELAALDGSWLQTETDQHEINAELVASVKSSERFLGLIGAVVRLVPQRLADALIEDVKDRLYRDDRLLVKIQSTGEFSDPKIRPVDGVPDLYENAKKAGEDMLKEKAAGLLRGLLGGDDD; this is translated from the coding sequence ATGAGCAGCGATTCCCATCATCCACATTCCAGCCGTCGCCGTGGTGCCCGCCGCAGTCAGCGCAAGTGGCTCAAGCTGCTGGCGGTGGTGCTAGCGCTTGCCATCGTGTTACCCGTGGTGGCGATGGTCGCGGTGAAAACCTACATCAACGAGGAGTTTGTGGTGAACGAAATCGAGGCGGCGATCAACAGCGAGGTGGAGATCGGAGAGCTCGATCTCGCCTTGCTCAGTTTTCCCACCCGGCTGAAGCTGTCCGATGTGGCGCTGCGATCCAAATCCGAGCGCGATTCTTCAGGGAGTGTGAAAATGGCCTCCCTCGAGCTGGAAGTGAACTTCTGGAAGCTGGTGAAACGCCATATCGAAGTTTCCAAGATCACCATCGATCGAGCGGAGATTACGTCCACATTTTTTGAAGACGGCAGCACCTCGCTGGAGGAAATGTTCCGTTCGCCAGAGGACGAGCCATCTGCTCACGACTCAGAGGACGGCGGCGTCTCCGCGTCTGAGGGAGGGTTCAACGCCTTCGAGCAGCAGGACTTCGTGACCTCGCTTGGTGGTCTGGAGATCAAGGATTCACGCGTGGATATCACCCTGGAGAAAACCGGCCTGCGGATTCGCTGCGAGGATGTGCATATGGAGCTCAGCTCAATCACCGTCGACCCCAACAATTTGCACCAAACCAACACCGCCCAGCTCAAGATCAGCAGCATGGTGCGACTGCATTCCACCAAAGGCTGGCACTACGGAGATCTCGATCTCTCAGGCGAAGCTAAGGCCCGCATTTTCAACCCGGAGACCGGCGACACCGAACCGAACGTCGAAGGTCGCTTTGACCTTGCGGACTCGTCTTGGCTGAACACTCGCGTGCCGGTGATCACCAAGGCGTGGAAAACCTTGTCCGTGTTAGAAAAGGTGGGTGTCAAGGTGGCGCCGCTGCCCGAGCGGGCTACCTTTGGTCGCAGCAATGCCGTGGCCGCGCATTACCATCTGGGGAAGGTCACTGTGCGCGAGCCTTTGTCGATCTGGGTGGGCGATTGGGAGCTCGCGGCTCTCGATGGCTCTTGGTTGCAAACCGAGACCGATCAGCACGAAATCAATGCGGAGTTGGTGGCCTCAGTGAAATCCAGCGAACGCTTCCTTGGGCTGATTGGTGCCGTGGTGAGACTGGTGCCGCAACGCTTGGCCGATGCCTTGATCGAAGATGTCAAAGATCGACTGTATCGCGACGATCGTCTGCTGGTGAAAATCCAATCCACCGGTGAGTTCTCCGATCCGAAAATCCGCCCAGTCGACGGGGTGCCGGACCTTTACGAAAATGCCAAGAAGGCAGGCGAGGACATGCTCAAGGAAAAGGCGGCCGGTCTGCTTCGTGGTCTGTTAGGTGGCGATGACGATTGA
- the hisI gene encoding phosphoribosyl-AMP cyclohydrolase produces the protein MENAAITFGARDDKKALEENPVFAPKFDANGLIPAVAMDAESKEPLMLAYMNEESLKKTLELGEAVYYSRSRQEIWHKGATSGHVQKVKEIRTDCDQDALIVYVEQHGAGACHTGRNSCFYRVVDVEKGTDPTALSFNDADRTFDPAAVYGK, from the coding sequence ATGGAAAACGCAGCTATCACCTTTGGTGCCCGCGACGATAAAAAAGCGCTCGAAGAAAACCCCGTATTCGCTCCAAAATTCGATGCCAACGGCCTGATTCCCGCCGTGGCCATGGATGCCGAGAGCAAAGAGCCGCTGATGCTCGCTTACATGAATGAAGAATCTCTGAAGAAAACCCTCGAGCTCGGCGAGGCCGTTTACTACTCCCGCAGCCGTCAGGAAATCTGGCACAAGGGCGCCACTTCCGGCCACGTGCAGAAGGTGAAGGAAATCCGCACCGACTGCGACCAGGACGCCCTGATTGTTTACGTCGAGCAACATGGTGCCGGAGCCTGTCACACCGGCCGCAACAGCTGCTTCTACCGAGTGGTGGACGTGGAAAAAGGCACCGACCCCACCGCGCTGAGCTTCAACGACGCCGACCGCACCTTCGACCCTGCCGCAGTCTACGGTAAGTAA
- a CDS encoding HAD-IB family phosphatase — translation MKLIVFDCDSTLSAIEGIDELARLRGDDTFAEIEALTNAAMDGEVPIDEIFARRLDIIQPSRDFVDKVGQLYIEHIEPTAKATIKQLRAEGWEIVIVSGGFTQVIEPLAAELGIERIEAVPLKFNADGSYAGFDADAPPTRNGGKPELIAGFKKEMNPERSVMVGDGISDLETQSEVDLFIGFTRYAARDKVVQEAAHCVDSLDQIPSLLA, via the coding sequence ATGAAACTCATCGTATTCGACTGCGACTCCACCCTCTCTGCCATCGAAGGCATTGACGAGCTGGCGCGCCTGCGTGGTGACGACACCTTCGCTGAAATCGAAGCTCTCACCAATGCCGCCATGGACGGTGAGGTGCCGATCGATGAAATTTTCGCCCGCCGACTCGACATCATCCAGCCCAGCCGCGACTTCGTGGACAAAGTGGGTCAGCTCTACATCGAGCATATCGAACCCACCGCCAAGGCGACGATCAAACAACTGCGGGCCGAAGGCTGGGAAATTGTCATCGTCTCCGGCGGGTTCACCCAGGTGATTGAGCCACTGGCTGCCGAACTCGGGATCGAGCGGATCGAGGCAGTGCCACTGAAATTCAATGCCGACGGCAGCTACGCCGGATTCGACGCCGATGCCCCACCAACCAGAAATGGCGGCAAACCAGAGTTGATCGCCGGTTTTAAAAAGGAAATGAATCCCGAACGCAGCGTCATGGTGGGCGACGGCATCTCCGATCTGGAAACTCAAAGTGAGGTCGATCTCTTCATCGGCTTCACCCGCTACGCCGCCCGCGACAAGGTGGTGCAGGAGGCCGCACACTGTGTCGATTCCCTCGATCAGATCCCAAGCCTACTCGCTTAG
- a CDS encoding ankyrin repeat domain-containing protein — protein sequence MSCRLRLVIHQLTALGLVVMLAGLSACRQSEVDDSGASGRALLDAVKLGDDSQVANLLEEGVYTEVRDSRGYTPLLYAVKIGNVDLVRVLLKNDAKVDVRSSNGKGPLELALDAGSHDMLQCLLEGGISPNGMARDNNPLLLKAVQLHDDSAVRLFLEKDADVNAAGKDGSTPLHVASRQGLPKSIEILLDAGANPDLKDDLGATALWYAISHGSDAKWSPQKRQQAELCLAKLLKAGADPSATGPEQMPLLCEAVRHDSSSDALQLIIHGADVDQANARNGLTPLALAAQSSSVDLVALLLSRGADASSLFYQSVKSKDVPMLRLLLALGMPLDAWEGPEKDSLVAHSVREGDVEMAELVLRYGADPNAKGQEGQPPLHMAIALRDTDLVHSLLNHGADPNVQFARPASKEFLDLTKKESMQWFLKNERRLTPLMMAANNGDLAMIKALLHHRAKKYIWSGRHRFYPLNFASRRSDVKAMQVMLGQDPEKEKYHAVLDLSEQRVRLYNAKREVVFSSRVSTGKKGFRTPTGTFVITDKHRQHNSTIYGSSMPYFQRFSCSAIGFHAGSCPGYPASHGCIRMPYSSAKKLFSITPPGTRVTIQR from the coding sequence ATGTCATGTCGTCTGCGTCTCGTCATTCATCAGCTCACGGCGCTTGGGCTAGTGGTGATGCTGGCAGGGCTTTCTGCGTGTCGGCAGAGTGAGGTTGATGACTCCGGAGCATCGGGTAGGGCCTTGTTGGATGCGGTGAAATTGGGTGACGATTCCCAAGTGGCCAATCTATTGGAAGAGGGGGTTTATACCGAGGTGCGCGATTCCCGGGGCTACACGCCGCTGCTGTATGCGGTGAAAATTGGCAACGTTGATTTGGTGCGTGTGCTGTTGAAAAACGATGCCAAGGTTGATGTCCGCTCAAGTAATGGCAAAGGCCCGTTGGAACTGGCTCTGGATGCTGGTAGTCACGACATGTTGCAGTGCTTGTTAGAGGGGGGCATTTCACCTAATGGGATGGCCCGCGATAACAACCCACTATTGCTCAAGGCGGTGCAACTCCATGATGATTCCGCGGTCAGGTTGTTCTTGGAAAAGGACGCGGATGTCAACGCCGCAGGCAAGGATGGCTCCACGCCCTTACACGTCGCGTCACGTCAGGGCTTGCCCAAGAGCATTGAGATTCTGCTGGATGCTGGAGCGAACCCCGACTTGAAGGACGACCTTGGGGCGACTGCTCTGTGGTATGCCATCAGCCACGGCTCGGATGCCAAATGGTCGCCGCAGAAGCGACAACAAGCTGAGCTCTGTCTGGCCAAGCTTCTCAAAGCCGGAGCCGACCCCTCCGCCACCGGACCAGAGCAGATGCCCTTGCTCTGTGAGGCTGTGCGGCACGATTCCTCTTCGGATGCTCTGCAGTTGATCATTCACGGTGCCGATGTCGATCAGGCGAATGCTCGAAATGGTCTCACACCGCTGGCCTTGGCGGCGCAATCTTCGTCGGTGGACCTGGTGGCCTTGCTGCTTTCCAGAGGGGCGGACGCATCCAGTTTATTCTATCAATCGGTGAAATCCAAGGACGTCCCCATGCTTAGATTGCTGCTCGCTTTGGGCATGCCCTTGGACGCCTGGGAAGGACCGGAAAAGGACTCCTTGGTGGCCCACAGTGTGCGTGAAGGGGATGTGGAAATGGCTGAGCTTGTTCTCCGCTACGGCGCTGACCCCAATGCCAAAGGTCAGGAGGGACAGCCGCCGCTGCACATGGCGATTGCTCTGAGAGACACCGACCTGGTTCACAGTCTACTGAATCATGGAGCCGACCCCAATGTGCAATTCGCCCGGCCTGCTTCGAAGGAGTTCTTGGACCTGACCAAGAAGGAATCGATGCAGTGGTTTCTGAAAAACGAACGCCGCCTGACACCCTTGATGATGGCGGCGAACAATGGCGATTTGGCCATGATCAAGGCACTGCTGCATCATCGCGCCAAGAAATATATCTGGTCGGGGCGGCACCGGTTTTACCCGCTGAACTTCGCTTCCCGCCGTAGTGACGTGAAGGCGATGCAGGTGATGTTAGGGCAGGATCCGGAGAAGGAGAAATACCACGCCGTGCTGGATCTTTCGGAGCAGCGCGTTCGGCTCTACAATGCCAAACGCGAGGTGGTCTTTAGTAGTAGGGTCTCCACTGGGAAAAAAGGCTTTCGCACGCCCACCGGCACCTTTGTGATCACTGACAAACATCGTCAGCACAACTCGACCATCTACGGCTCGAGTATGCCGTATTTTCAACGTTTCAGTTGCTCGGCCATCGGTTTTCATGCGGGTAGTTGCCCTGGCTACCCAGCCTCACACGGCTGCATCCGAATGCCTTACAGTTCTGCGAAAAAACTCTTTTCAATCACCCCGCCGGGCACCCGGGTCACGATCCAAAGGTAG
- a CDS encoding carboxy terminal-processing peptidase, with translation MTCVSCAVAKTDFNEVGKQMLIMLRNSHYERFDFDAKLGERFFDSYINELDPNKQFFLAGDVTNFRNKYGKNMHQLLLEGKSMEAAQEIHSVYRARAKDRIKYAQDLLKNEDQFTFDTHRTVMISRKDAQWPQTEEEAKQVWRDQVEQGLLSEVLRRETITEMAKKQGKEDPQKDKNSPGKKISLRFERILHGIESSNEEEIADSFLSAVAKSYDPHTDYFSMSEMERFMAGMQNSLVGIGAMLQAEDDGATKITGIVVGGPADKGGELKLNDRIVGVDTLNVGTDEAMVDIMFEKLDRVVDLIRGKEGTEVRLKVEPAAGAAGDVKFIVIKRGKVELKDELAKAEVIEMTREDGSVHRMGWLSLPAFYADFKNWETRCSVDVRKLVERMKSENIEGLIFDLRGNGGGSLEEVRRITGFFTGRGPVVQVKNTLGRIEVKNSSNPKPIYDGPMVVLIDKTSASASEILAGALQDYNRAVIVGDSSTFGKGTVQQPMEIRKMMPFMVDARRAGVLKPTIQKFYRVAGSTTQLKGVESDIVLPSLMDAFEIGEKYLDHAMAHDNIRRAAGFNPLNRGNLFLPILNEKSHGRVEDSRDFSYIAEDAKRMIERRERNRISLNKEERKKELAESDARSTKRNEERRERFAKVAAKDAKTLRFFRLNLEDVQLEKLAEIDRAKDKESYMREAEDGIADLDDTPEWPSSLDPVKREGIKILSDLVEVTERARMAGALQNNNG, from the coding sequence ATGACCTGCGTTTCATGTGCTGTGGCAAAGACCGATTTCAACGAGGTTGGCAAGCAGATGCTGATCATGCTGCGTAATAGCCACTACGAACGTTTCGATTTCGATGCCAAGCTTGGTGAGCGCTTTTTTGATTCCTACATCAACGAACTTGATCCGAATAAGCAGTTCTTCCTCGCCGGAGACGTCACCAATTTCCGTAACAAGTATGGCAAAAACATGCACCAACTGTTGCTCGAGGGAAAATCGATGGAGGCGGCCCAAGAAATCCACTCCGTCTATCGCGCACGAGCCAAGGATCGCATCAAGTATGCCCAAGATCTGCTCAAGAATGAAGATCAGTTCACCTTCGATACGCATCGCACCGTGATGATTTCACGCAAGGATGCGCAGTGGCCCCAAACCGAAGAGGAAGCCAAGCAGGTCTGGCGCGACCAAGTCGAGCAAGGATTGCTTAGCGAGGTCCTGCGCCGCGAGACCATCACCGAGATGGCCAAGAAACAAGGGAAGGAAGATCCGCAGAAGGATAAGAATTCTCCCGGAAAGAAAATTTCCCTCCGCTTCGAGCGCATTCTCCACGGAATCGAATCGTCCAACGAGGAGGAAATCGCCGACAGCTTCCTCAGCGCCGTGGCGAAAAGTTATGATCCTCACACCGACTATTTCAGCATGTCTGAGATGGAACGTTTCATGGCCGGAATGCAGAACTCCTTGGTCGGCATCGGTGCGATGCTTCAGGCTGAAGACGACGGAGCCACCAAGATCACCGGTATCGTGGTGGGTGGTCCGGCGGACAAAGGAGGTGAGCTGAAGTTGAACGACCGGATTGTCGGCGTCGACACTCTGAACGTTGGCACTGACGAAGCAATGGTCGATATCATGTTTGAAAAGCTCGACCGTGTGGTCGATCTAATCCGCGGAAAAGAAGGCACCGAGGTCCGACTCAAGGTCGAACCTGCCGCTGGTGCCGCCGGTGATGTCAAATTCATCGTGATCAAACGAGGCAAGGTGGAACTCAAGGATGAGCTCGCCAAGGCGGAGGTGATCGAAATGACCCGTGAGGACGGAAGTGTCCACCGGATGGGATGGCTTTCACTGCCAGCATTCTATGCCGATTTTAAAAATTGGGAAACCCGCTGCTCCGTGGACGTTCGCAAACTGGTCGAGCGCATGAAGTCGGAAAATATCGAGGGCCTGATCTTTGACCTGCGTGGTAACGGTGGCGGATCTCTCGAGGAAGTTCGCCGCATCACCGGCTTCTTCACCGGTCGTGGACCCGTGGTTCAGGTGAAAAATACGCTGGGCCGGATCGAGGTGAAAAACTCCTCCAACCCGAAACCTATTTACGACGGACCGATGGTGGTCCTGATCGATAAGACCAGTGCCTCTGCCAGTGAGATTCTGGCTGGCGCCCTTCAAGATTACAACCGCGCCGTGATCGTGGGGGATTCCTCCACCTTCGGAAAAGGCACGGTGCAGCAGCCGATGGAAATCCGCAAGATGATGCCCTTCATGGTGGATGCCCGCCGCGCCGGGGTGCTGAAGCCAACGATCCAGAAGTTTTACCGTGTTGCCGGCAGCACTACCCAGCTGAAGGGCGTGGAGTCCGACATCGTGTTGCCTTCCCTGATGGACGCGTTTGAGATCGGTGAGAAATACCTCGATCACGCTATGGCGCACGACAACATCCGCCGCGCTGCCGGTTTCAACCCTCTGAACCGTGGTAATCTGTTCCTGCCTATTCTCAACGAGAAAAGCCACGGACGCGTGGAGGACTCCCGTGACTTCTCCTACATCGCAGAGGATGCCAAGCGCATGATCGAACGCCGCGAGCGCAACCGGATTTCCCTCAACAAGGAGGAGCGTAAGAAGGAACTTGCCGAGAGCGATGCCCGCAGCACCAAGCGCAACGAAGAGCGCCGCGAGCGCTTTGCCAAAGTCGCTGCCAAGGATGCCAAAACGCTGCGCTTTTTCCGCCTTAACCTCGAAGATGTGCAGCTGGAGAAGCTGGCAGAAATCGATCGGGCCAAGGACAAGGAAAGTTACATGCGCGAGGCCGAGGATGGCATTGCCGATCTCGACGACACCCCAGAGTGGCCGAGCTCGCTCGATCCAGTGAAGCGCGAGGGGATCAAGATCCTTTCCGACCTGGTGGAAGTCACCGAGCGTGCACGCATGGCGGGTGCTCTGCAGAACAACAACGGATAG
- a CDS encoding polyphenol oxidase family protein: MSVDTDREATVNRLQPAHEARVRELGFDWSQLHRAEQIHSAEIAVIGQGDAAPTWPQVDGLITDQSDVLLGIYVADCGAVYISDPVKRVVALLHSGKKGSEENITGKAILIMKERFGCRPADLQVALAPCIRPPAYEVDFAAEIQNQALAAGVPVEQFTDCHICTTSDLEQYYSYRVEKGSTGRMLALLGMNQENGEA, from the coding sequence GTGTCGGTTGATACGGATCGCGAAGCCACCGTGAATCGACTGCAACCCGCTCACGAAGCCCGTGTGCGCGAGTTGGGTTTCGATTGGTCACAGCTGCACCGTGCCGAGCAAATCCACAGCGCCGAGATCGCGGTCATTGGCCAAGGGGATGCTGCCCCCACCTGGCCCCAGGTCGACGGGCTCATCACTGACCAATCGGATGTTTTGCTGGGGATCTACGTCGCCGACTGCGGAGCGGTCTACATCTCGGATCCGGTGAAGCGGGTCGTCGCGCTTTTGCACTCGGGGAAAAAGGGGAGTGAAGAAAATATCACCGGTAAGGCGATCCTGATTATGAAAGAACGCTTCGGATGCCGACCCGCCGATCTGCAAGTGGCCTTGGCTCCCTGCATTCGTCCACCGGCTTACGAGGTGGACTTTGCTGCCGAAATTCAGAATCAGGCACTGGCCGCTGGTGTTCCGGTCGAGCAATTCACCGACTGCCATATCTGCACCACTTCGGATCTGGAGCAATATTACAGCTATCGCGTGGAAAAGGGCAGCACGGGCCGCATGCTGGCGCTGTTGGGAATGAACCAGGAAAATGGTGAAGCCTGA
- the queD gene encoding 6-carboxytetrahydropterin synthase QueD has protein sequence MRARLTKDFCFEAAHHLPSLPEGHKCIQMHGHSFKVEVSIEGEVDPKIGWIYDHKCISDAMKPLLDQLDHAVLNDVEGLESPTIEVMCAWFWRKLEPDLPGLAEITIFETPTARCSFRGEF, from the coding sequence ATGCGCGCGCGATTGACCAAGGACTTCTGTTTTGAAGCCGCCCACCACCTGCCCAGTTTGCCGGAAGGCCACAAGTGCATCCAGATGCACGGCCATAGCTTCAAGGTGGAGGTCAGCATTGAAGGGGAGGTCGATCCGAAAATTGGCTGGATCTACGATCACAAGTGCATTTCTGACGCGATGAAACCCTTGCTCGATCAGCTCGATCACGCGGTGTTAAACGACGTCGAAGGGCTGGAAAGCCCCACCATCGAGGTGATGTGTGCCTGGTTCTGGCGCAAGCTTGAGCCCGATCTTCCGGGGCTCGCCGAGATCACGATCTTCGAGACCCCCACGGCCCGCTGCTCCTTCCGGGGAGAATTTTAA